CTCCGAAAGAACCTCGAACTCTCGGCTCAAGTTCTCGTCGTCAGTCGACAAACTTTGTGTGTGCTGGTGGTTATCCTCGTTATCTTCATGATCCGGGTTCACAATGTGTAACATGTTGTCGTTCCCCATATCCGGCACCGACGCGGTGCTAAAAATATCCTTAGTATAGTCCTGTGGTTCTTCAAACACCGTTGAAGGTTGACTGTATGTCTGTGCAATGTCGCCAGTTCTTGGAGACATCATCGTGTCATCGAGTTCGGACCCGTTCAAGATAGAATTCCTCGACGCTTTCCTCGAGGCGCCCTTCCACCCTGCGCTCGTTGGTACCGGTGGGATCACCGTGGCACCACCTTCCGTTTCTCCAAAGGAGTACGGCTGGTGttgtttattttcttgGAATTCTTCGTACTCGTTTGTCGATGACCCTGTGTGTCTCCTTCTccagaaaatgaagaacaGCACGGCAGCTATCACAAACACACCCACAACGACTCCGACCACCACACCAGCGATCCCGCCCTTGCTCAGCCCGTGGTGTTCAGGGGTGAGTGACTTCCCGTTGTTATTCAGATTAACCGTTGAAGTACGTGCGGAGACCTCCATGACGGAGGTTGCCGTGACGAAAATGGTAGTTCTGCCGTTATCCGACACGACAGACTTTGTTATTAGGTTTGTTGCGTACTGCACCGAGGTGACCACTGCCACAGAGGTCAATTCTGTTGTGCGGGTCTCTATTGTCTGCGgtgttgatgaagaagatgacgaaTGTTGCGACGATGAGGATATAGTAGTCGCCTTGGAGGTTGTTTGTTGTGTCGatgaagtttcttcagtaGAGGACGATTCCTCATTTGTTGTAGTGGATA
The sequence above is a segment of the Huiozyma naganishii CBS 8797 chromosome 11, complete genome genome. Coding sequences within it:
- the WSC3 gene encoding Wsc3p (similar to Saccharomyces cerevisiae WSC2 (YNL283C) and WSC3 (YOL105C); ancestral locus Anc_3.78); translation: MKSRSSLAGRPLCGALAYRLFIFLTLTINGLVYAQSNYNYQGCYPSDVIAKAGLSSRGGYMYQSVGYCQQQCAGSQVIALLNGDQCYCGQSAQSLAALQAVSDGQCSINCVGWPYQKCGGSSALDVYIVASVTVTAESSSSSSSSSTEEASSTKQSTRTSTTTKASSATVRAASSRITSILTPPSVVSSRVTPTTSTRQTISTRQTISTTTNEESSSTEETSSTQQTTSKATTISSSSQHSSSSSSTPQTIETRTTELTSVAVVTSVQYATNLITKSVVSDNGRTTIFVTATSVMEVSARTSTVNLNNNGKSLTPEHHGLSKGGIAGVVVGVVVGVFVIAAVLFFIFWRRRHTGSSTNEYEEFQENKQHQPYSFGETEGGATVIPPVPTSAGWKGASRKASRNSILNGSELDDTMMSPRTGDIAQTYSQPSTVFEEPQDYTKDIFSTASVPDMGNDNMLHIVNPDHEDNEDNHQHTQSLSTDDENLSREFEVLSEK